A section of the Falco biarmicus isolate bFalBia1 chromosome 3, bFalBia1.pri, whole genome shotgun sequence genome encodes:
- the SPMIP7 gene encoding LOW QUALITY PROTEIN: spermatogenesis-associated protein 48 (The sequence of the model RefSeq protein was modified relative to this genomic sequence to represent the inferred CDS: inserted 4 bases in 3 codons; substituted 4 bases at 4 genomic stop codons) has product MTVVSHGAERQASAFKKSTLSVEPIHKMDNQQYXSLFKMCTPVVRGPENRHGFASFEEKTSNSFLKYSPFTPLGELNYPLFPQWDDVPLVXPCAGFLSPGADANLKPNVGRAMESLVDYSDEKPHQQVPITGKRGQPAHRRQMNLWEESSQDRRWNSRAVPAASVRTQLRVWRTQVKVVPALHNQNHIFAFCMDPNLKESSDPSEGXREEKARDYFYKSNTKTYKEIYWDXLLSKIXCPESTVKVLVDPVSQCFTKRRYNPEPEIIQVIVGCFWDRFQTRSFTFPQRPVDFVSRSSQTSHIPLACVGAVNFEDIDNVSVVLIPLNHMXTSKPHYTSTAHTPDIPGYTGKVHXSAAHPANSNLPSTTQSIIARMHGYIAKHGSLSQYNHQEPLSQVVTPVSPQNYFNKTEPETITV; this is encoded by the exons ATGACTGTGGTTTCCCATGGAGCTGAAAGGCAAGCAAGTGCCTTTAAAAAGTCCACCTTGTCAGTTGAACCCATTCACAAGATGGATAACCAGCAGTATTGAAGTCTGTTTAAGATGTGCACACCTGTTGTGAGAGGTCCTGAGAACAGACATGGCTTTGCCAGCTTTGAAGAGAAAACCAGTAATTCTTTCCTTAAGTACAGTCCATTCACCCCTCTAGGAGAGCTAAATTACCCTTTATTCCCACAGTGGGATGATGTGCCTTTAG ATCCCTGCGCAGGTTTTCTGAGTCCAGGAGCAGATGCTAACCTGAAGCCCAATGTTGGAAGAGCTATGGAATCCCTGGTAGACTACAGTGATGAGAAACCTCACCAGCAGGTCCCCATCACAGGAAAGAGAGGCCAGCCTGCCCACAGGAGGCAGATGAACCTCTGGGAGGAAAGCAGCCAGGACAGAAGGTGGAActccagggctgtgccagctgcttcTGTCAGGACACAACTCAGAG TTTGGAGAACTCAGGTGAAAGTTGTTCCTGCTCTGCATAACCAAAAccatatttttgcattttgtatggATCCCAATCTCAAG GAATCAAGTGATCCTTCTGAAg gaagagaagaaaaagcaagagactATTTCTACAAGTCAAATACTAAAA CTTACAAAGAAATTTATTGGGA GTTACTTTCCAAAATCTAGTGTCCAGAATCAACAGTGAAAGTGTTGGTTGATCCTGTTTCCCAGTGTTTCACAAAAAGGAGATACAATCCTGAACCTGAAATAATCCAAGTCA TTGTTGGATGCTTCTGGGACAGATTTCAAACAAGATCTTTTACCTTTCCCCAGAGACCTGTTGATTt TGTAAGTCGAAGCTCTCAAACCTCTCATATCCCTT TGGCTTGTGTTGGTGCAGTAAATTTTGAAGACATTGACAATGTCAGTGTAGTCTTAATCCCACTTAATCATATGTGAACTTCAAAGCCTCACTATACAAGCACTGCACa CACTCCAGATATCCCTGGATACACTGGCAAGGTTCATTGATCAGCAGCTCACCCAGCAAATTCTAATCTTCCATCAACAACCCAATCAATAATTGCACGAATGCATGG ATACATAGCCAAACATGGAAGCTTGTCTCAATATAATCACCAGGAGCCTCTTTCTCAAGTTGTGACTCCAGTTAGTCCTCAGAATTATTTCAACAAGACAGAACCAGAAACTATTACAGTTTAG